AACCCCGATGTTCTTTTTGTGGACAGTGGTGGTGGTGATACCTTTTATCAGGTTATCTTGAAACAAATTCCAGGATTTGGCGGTTGGGGCAAAACTAAATTCATCTCGTGCGGAACGGCTTCAAGCGGGCCTGCCTTGAATGAGGTTGGAGCGGATGGGACCTACCATTGGATTCAGTGGATGCCCGGGTTACCTTATCCAGGATCCAAGATATTTGAGGACGCTTTTGCGGAGCAATACCCCGGCGTACGCCCTACTTCAGGCCATGCGACTATCTATTATCCCTTCTGGGCAGCCATTACAGCCATTGAGATGGCCGGATCAGATAAGCCAGCGGACATACAGAAGGCAGCTCGTTCCGGAAACTTTGTATGGGAGGATGCTCCTGCGGGACCATTGAAGATCAACGCTGACGGCACGCACAACAACGTGGGGTTGATGGCTTATTACAAAGACGGAAAACTTGTTCCGGTGGTAGAGCAATAGGCCTGCCACATCATCGGGCGCGATAATTGAGTGCTGATAGATGGCTGCTAGGCTGTTTGAGAATAATGGATAGGCTTATTTTGAAGGATGATGGATCGGTTGTTGAAACCGAAGAGTTGACTTTCAAATGACATTTTCATAGGTCAAGGCTTGCTTGTCTATGAGGGGTCGAGGGCTTGCCCGTGGGCATCAAAATAAAAAGGAGTTTGCTGTGAAGTTGAAGGGTAAAGTAGGGATAGTCACCGGAGCGGCTCAGGGCATTGGCCAGGCTATTGCCGAGGTAATGGCTCGAGAAGGCGCCGCCGTCATGGTCAGCGATGTCAACGAGGCAGGGGCAAGAAAGGTGGCCGAAGGGATTATCAAGTCTGGCGGCAAGGCGCTGGCCGTGACGGCTGATATCTCCAAGGCAGATCAAGTGAGCCAAATGGTGGAAAGGACCCTGGCAGGGTTTGGCCGGGTAGATATTCTGGTGAACAATGCTGCCTTCAACCAGCTGTCACACAATTCTTTTGCCAATACGGATGAAGCCGAATGGAGACAACATATAGACATCACTCTTGTTGGTACCTTGCACTGTTGCAAAGCGGTGGTAGGCCACATGCTCAAACAGAAGAGTGGTCGGATCATCAACATTACCTCCGATGCCGGCAAGATAGGAATCCCATACTCGCCGCTCTACTCAGCAACCAAAGCTGCAGTGTCCGGCTTTTCCAGGGCTCTTGCTGTAGATCTGGCTCCTCAAGGCATTACGGTCAATTGTGTCTCACCGGGACCTATCCTGACACCCAAAATGGTCGAGACGCTAGAAAAAAAGCACGCAGGGGAAGACATGTATGCATCACGGATTCCTATGCGCAGAGTGGGAAAGCCCGAGGACATTGCCTACATGGTGGTGTTTCTGGCCTCGGACGAAGCCAGTTTCATTACCGGCCAGGACTATAGTGTGGATGGCGGCGCCAGGATGTAGTGTGTTGGCAGGGGCAGATGTGGTTCAGCACGCATCAAAGATGAACGGATAGAAGGAGAAACCAGAATGTACCAACTTGATGTAGCTCCAAAATTGAGCAATCGGGTGCAAAGGCTGAAGGAAAGCTTTCATGATGCGCCGGTAAAACTGTCCACGGAACGTTTAACTTTTGTTTTAGAGGCCTATAAAGAGACGCAGGGAAAAGCCCCGATCATCACACGTGCCCGGGTTCTGGAGAAGTATCTGAAGGGGATGACTTTGCATATCGACGAAAACCCCATTGTGGGGAACCCAACCCAGTATCGACGAGGAGTCAATCCCTATCCGGAATGGTCCAGCAACTGGTGGACCAAGAAGGAGCACAATAGTCAGTTCGGAACCCTGCAAACCGATTTGTCGGAAAAGGACTGGGAACGCATTCGAGAGGCACGAGAGTATTTTAAAGGCCGATGCATGGTGGATAGGGTCAACGAGGTTTTCGCCGATATGCACCCGGGACTCACCCGCCCAGAGATCATGAGGGAATGCTCTATGCTGGATAGCTCATTCGGTCCCATCGGCTACATTGTCGTAGACTATGCCAGAGTTATCAATAGAGGGCTGGAGGGTCTGATAGCAGATGCTCGCGGGAGACTGATGGAGATTCCCGCGGCTTATGTGCAGGAAATCCACCGAATAGAATTCCTCAAGGCAGCCATCATCAGTTGCGAGGCGGTTATTGCCTGGGCAAACAGGTATGCCGATCTGGCGGAGGGGCTGGTTAAGAATGAGACGGATGAGAGTAGAAAGAAAGAGCTCTTGCAGATAGCCGAGACCTGTCGCCGGGTGCCGGCAAAGCCAGCCAGGAGTTTCCGCGAGGCGGTACAATCCATGTGGTTCACGCATACTGCCATGTGGGCTGAAGCCGCGCAGGTAGGGATTTCCCCCGGGAGGATCGGCCAGTATCTGAACCCCTTCTTCCTTCAGGATAAGAAGGAAGGGAAAATCACTGACGAGGAAGCCGTAGAGCTGTTGGAGCTGTTCTTCATCAAGCTCTCGGAATTTGCCCTGCACCAGCCGGGCCATAATGCAGCTCTGGCTTCTCCCAATCACCTGGGGCAAAACATCAGCATCGGGGGTGTTAAACCGGACGGAACGGATGCGACCAATGAGCTGGAGTATTTGATTTTGGAGGCGGACGGTCAGGTGAGGATGATCCAGCCTAGCCTGGTTTGTATCTGGCATAACAAGCTTTCCGAAGAACTGTTGATGAAGTGTGCGGATAACATAAGGCTGGGCATCGGTAAGCCGGCGTTCATCAATTCCGATCTTTGCGTCCAGCGCAACATGGATCGCTACAAGTGCTCCGCAGAGGAAGCCCGTGATTTTGCTATTGTCGCTTGCACTCAATCGGGTCTTATCGGTAAGTTCAACGGCACCTGGGAGACTTTGGTAAGCCTGCCCAAGATGCTGGAACTGGCGCTCAACAACGGTGTGAATCCATTAACCGGAGTTCAGCACAGCATCAAAACGGGCGACCCGGAAAGCTTGGAGGCCTATGCACAATTGCATGAGGCGGTCTGGCGTCATCTGGAATATCTGACGAAGCTGGGGCGCGAAATCGATATTACCTCCCTTAGCCTTCAGTCGCAGTACTTGCCTTCACCCTTTGCTTCTTGTCTGGTAGATGATTGCATCGAGAAGGGCATGAACCTGATGGAAGGGGGATCAAGGTATTCCTTTGATACCACCCTGCCGGTGGGAACCATCGACTTAGCCAATGCCCTGGCGGCGATGAAGAAGCTGGTGTATGAAGAGAAGAAACTCACCATGAAACAAGTGCTTGACGCTCTGAAGGCCGACTTTGTGGGCTACGACGAAATTCGCAAGATGATGCAGCATGCCCCCAAGTATGGAAATGATGATGACTATGTGGATCAGATAGCCAAGGAATGGTTCGATCTGTTTTATAAGGCTTCAACGGTCCACAAGACGCATGTGAACACTGATGACGGTCGGCCGGAAGCGGTCAGCGTGTCGCTTCATCGTCTGTTTGGAAGCTACTGTGGTGCGCTGCCCTATGGCAGAAAGGCTCTGCAGCCGTTTGCCGATGGTATCACCTCTGCCTATCCTGGGACCGACAAGAACGGACCCACCGCTCTCATCAAATCGGCAGCCAAGGTGGTGGACCCGATGAAGTATGACGGCAATTTACTCAATATGAAATTCCACCCGACGGCAGTGGCGGACAGGCAGGGAATGAGGAAGATGATGATGCTGGTAAAAACCCTAATGGATCTGGGTGGCTATCACGTGCAGTTCAACATAGTGGACGTCGAAACCTTGAGAGAGGCTCAGCAGCATCCTGAAGAGTACAAGAATCTGGTGGTCAGGGTGGCTGGGTATAGTGCTTTCTTTGTGCAACTTGACCCATTGATTCAGGAAGAGATCATCGCTCGAACCGAGTTAAAGGTTTGATGCCGGAATTCGTAGTGTAATTTCCCGGAAGAGGCTGTAAATCGTCAGGGTAATTAGGGAAGTCAGAAGACATAACGTGCTGGACACTTAAGGGCTTGCTCCGGAATGGGCAAAGCGGTTAATTAGCGATTGCAGAAAGGGTAAGCCAGGGTGTAATAGATAACGACACGAGTGATCACAAAACTTCAAGGAGATTAGGATAGTGATACTATCGAAGTTTCAGCTCACAGACAGGGTAGCAATCGTAACCGGAGCGGGAAAGGGCATTGGAAAGGGCATTGCTCTTGGGCTTGCGGAAGCCGGGGCACATGTGGTTGTCGTCGCGCGGACCGTCGAGCATATTGAAGCCACTGCCACCGAAGTTCGTGCCCTGAGCCGAAAAGCCTTGGCATTACCCGCAGATGTCCGCAACGCTGAACAGGTCCAAAATGTGGTGCAAAAGACAATCGCTGAGTTTGG
The sequence above is a segment of the Dehalococcoidia bacterium genome. Coding sequences within it:
- a CDS encoding 3-oxoacyl-ACP reductase FabG yields the protein MKLKGKVGIVTGAAQGIGQAIAEVMAREGAAVMVSDVNEAGARKVAEGIIKSGGKALAVTADISKADQVSQMVERTLAGFGRVDILVNNAAFNQLSHNSFANTDEAEWRQHIDITLVGTLHCCKAVVGHMLKQKSGRIINITSDAGKIGIPYSPLYSATKAAVSGFSRALAVDLAPQGITVNCVSPGPILTPKMVETLEKKHAGEDMYASRIPMRRVGKPEDIAYMVVFLASDEASFITGQDYSVDGGARM
- a CDS encoding pyruvate formate lyase family protein; its protein translation is MYQLDVAPKLSNRVQRLKESFHDAPVKLSTERLTFVLEAYKETQGKAPIITRARVLEKYLKGMTLHIDENPIVGNPTQYRRGVNPYPEWSSNWWTKKEHNSQFGTLQTDLSEKDWERIREAREYFKGRCMVDRVNEVFADMHPGLTRPEIMRECSMLDSSFGPIGYIVVDYARVINRGLEGLIADARGRLMEIPAAYVQEIHRIEFLKAAIISCEAVIAWANRYADLAEGLVKNETDESRKKELLQIAETCRRVPAKPARSFREAVQSMWFTHTAMWAEAAQVGISPGRIGQYLNPFFLQDKKEGKITDEEAVELLELFFIKLSEFALHQPGHNAALASPNHLGQNISIGGVKPDGTDATNELEYLILEADGQVRMIQPSLVCIWHNKLSEELLMKCADNIRLGIGKPAFINSDLCVQRNMDRYKCSAEEARDFAIVACTQSGLIGKFNGTWETLVSLPKMLELALNNGVNPLTGVQHSIKTGDPESLEAYAQLHEAVWRHLEYLTKLGREIDITSLSLQSQYLPSPFASCLVDDCIEKGMNLMEGGSRYSFDTTLPVGTIDLANALAAMKKLVYEEKKLTMKQVLDALKADFVGYDEIRKMMQHAPKYGNDDDYVDQIAKEWFDLFYKASTVHKTHVNTDDGRPEAVSVSLHRLFGSYCGALPYGRKALQPFADGITSAYPGTDKNGPTALIKSAAKVVDPMKYDGNLLNMKFHPTAVADRQGMRKMMMLVKTLMDLGGYHVQFNIVDVETLREAQQHPEEYKNLVVRVAGYSAFFVQLDPLIQEEIIARTELKV